From Bermanella sp. WJH001:
ATTATCGTCGCAGAAGGGGTTGAGAACGAAAACGAACTCAACTGTATTTCATCCTTAAGTTGTGACTTTGCTCAGGGCTATTTCTGGTGCCCCGCCATCCCCCTTGATGTGTTTGAGCAGCAATATCTTCGTACACCCCCTTCTACTAAGCCTTAAAAGCCATATTTGATCTAAATTTGCTCTATGTTGTCCGAAAATACCACTTAATCGGCCATATTTAGCACCAAACAACCGGATTGTTTGACAATCCTATCAAGAAGGGTCTAATCTCAATCCTGTACCAATAATGCACAGCCAATAGGCCAAAGAGCCTAAGCCACAGGAGAGCCCCATGTTGCTGGACAAACTAAAGCCTGAAACGGCGCTAACTATTAAGAAGTATGGTTATTTCATCTACTTGATGCCTTTGTTTTTACCTGCTCTTAGCTTTTATTGGGCCCATGAAACAGGCCTGCATACCTTTTTTGCTTTTTTCCCATTGTTAGTGGTGTACGTGATCGTGCCTATTGTTGATGTCATTTTGGGGAAAGATCCTGTCAACCCTGAAGAAGACCAGGTGCCGGGCATGAACCAAGAACGTTTTTATCGCTGGTTAACCCTTTCGTGTTTACCTCTTTATTTTATTTGTATTTTCTCAAGCGGATATTTGCTGCTCAACTGGCCCGAGTTATCACTACTTGGGCAAATCGGTTATGTGCTTTCATTAGGGGTTGTGGGCGGTATCATTGCAATTAACGTGGGCCATGAACTCATTCATAAAAACACCCAGCTTGAAAAAATCAGTGGTGGTTTATTGTTATCCCTTGTGAGTTATGGCGGTTTTACTGTTGAACATGTTTATGGCCACCACGTGCATGTCTCAACCCCTGAAGATGCCAGTTCATCTCGCTTCAACCAAACCCTTTATCAGTTTTTACCTCATGCTTATGTGCATAATTTTTTAAATGCTTGGAAGCTACAAAAGAATCGTCTCGCTAAAAAAGGTAAAACCTTACTGAGCAGTGATAACGAATTGATTTGGTACTACTTATTTTCGGTGTGTGTCAGTGTGTTATTAGGTGTGTTTTTTGAAGTGCTGGGCAGTAGCTTTTGGTTAGGGGTCGGTGTCTTTTTCTTGCAAAGTTTTATCGCGTTCACCTTATTAGAAATCATCAACTACATTGAGCATTATGGTTTGCATCGTCGCAAAATGAGCAATGGTAAATATGAGCGCGTGACACCTGAACATAGCTGGAACAGCAATTACTTCTTAACCAACATGTTTTTGTTTCAATTACAGCGCCATAGTGACCACCATGCGTACGCAGCCCGTCGCTATCAAGTGCTGCGTCATTATGATGAAAGCCCCCAGTTGCCTTTTGGTTACGCCACTATGTTTGTGATTGCGCTTTTCCCGCCATTATGGAAAGCCATTATGAACCCAAGAGTTGAAGCCTATTATCAAGACGAAGGGCAACACCTTGTGAGCCAGTAATATTTGATACCTTTTTTGTTCTCCACTTGCCGGTCATTGACCGGCTTTTTTATGCCTTGGCTTCACTCATTAACAAATACAATCAATAAGTTAGCATCGATAGTCAAAAGCAATAGCTTTAAACTATCAACCGAACAGTAACAATCAATTATTCAAACATTCACACCCCTTCTATATTGATAATCAAGCAAGGGCGCATCAAAGCCAATCAGAAGATGGAAGCACCATCAAAGGGGAGAGAAACCATGACTTTTTTAAAACAGCTTGTGCGTAAAACACGCACTCAACAAGCAGCCGATGCAAAATCGACGGTGCAATGTAACTACAGTAATAACTACTATGGTGATCAGGTTTGCACAATTAAAAAACCGGCATCGGTTTAAGGGGGATATTATGACTTTAGAAGAGTTTCTTTTATTTCTAAGCGAACCCAGTCAAGCTGAAGGTGTGTAATGTTAAGCCGATGATCACCGATCATCGGCTTTGATTATTAAGCTTTGACTAATTCGTTTAAAAACTCATCCACTACCGATAAATAAAATTCAATGTCTGTTTCTTCCATCACAAACGACACCGCAGGACCCGCGCTGGAGATAGACTCCCACACACCACGGTTGGCATAAAATGCACGCATGGCATTGTATAAAATGGGGTCGTGGTATTTTTCCACCTCACCCCCTTGGCGAGGTAGTTGCGGTCCAAAGGTATAACCGCTGCGACTAAATAAAGATTGTGCTCGCCACGGTAAACCGTGTTGATCAAACAGGGCCTGTAAACCATTGGCCAACTGTTGCCCAAGCAGGGTGGATTTTTCATAAGCGGGTTTGGTTAATATTTCATTCAGTGCAACCTTTGCCGCGGCCATAGACAATGCATTACCAAATAAAGTGCCCCCTAAGGCTAAGCTGCCATTGGCACCTCGGGCATCTTGAGCATTGTCTGCTTCTAAATGGTTAGCAACAAAATCTGCAATCTCTTGCGTCATGCCATATACGCCGGTGGCAATGCCCGCTGCCACCGTTTTACCCAGCGTCAGCATATCCCCTTGAATATTCCAAGCGCGACTTAAGCCACCCCAAGCACAAATTTGAGTATGGGTTTCGTCAATGATGAGTAGGCTCTGGTTTTGATCACACAGTTTTCTTAAAGCATCAAAAAAACCTGGCTGCGGGTGCACTACACCAATATTGGTTAACGCCGGTTCACAGATGATGCAGGCAATGTCGTGGTGCTTAAACGCATTCTCCACTGCCTCTAAATCATTAAACTCCACATGTACTGTGTGTTGATGAAAGTTATGACGAAAGCCCAGGCTGCGATCGTCATCAGGCTCGGCCATGGTGTCATCTATGTGGCCGTGATACTTACCATAAAACACCAGCACGGTTTGTTTTTGTGTATAGGCACGGGCAATGCGAATGGCTTCAATGTTAGCTGAAGAGGCGGATAAGGTGTATTGCCAAAATGGTAAGCGATAACGCTCAGCCAGCGCCTCACTCACTTCAATGCTGTCTTCAACCGGTAACAAAAACTGTGCCCCAGTAGCCACCCGTTGCTGCACCGCCTCGACTAATGCTTGCGGGCCATAACCACAATTCATACTTAAGTCTGCTTGATTCATGTCGAGATATTGATGGCCGTCCACATCCCAAAAGTACGCACCCTTTCCATGGCTGGCAAACATGGGGTTGTGAAAGTACAAACCGTCCATCCATGCACAAGGCACACCATTTGGCATATGTTTTACTGCACGGGCAAGCAAGGCCGCAGACTTAGGCCTAGCTAGATGAAAGCGCTTTTGTTCACGTTCATAAATAGATTGAACATGATTAGGTTGAATCCCTTGAGCGGCCATAATGTCAAACCTTTCACTAAATAACGCAAAGTATGGGTCATACTGACCAGACTATCCTATATCCCTAAATAGATAGGCCATCCAAAATATTCTCTCACACGTACTATACTTAACTATATGCATACTGAGTGACGTTGATGAATATTCTAATTAGTGGTGCCACTGGCTTAGTGGGCACGGCCTTGCGTCCATATTTAGAAAGCAAGGGTCATCAGGTTTATATTCTGCACCGTGGTCGCAGCAGCGGCAGCTTTTACTGGCAACCAGAAAAGGGCGTCATACATTTAGATTCAAACATTCATTTAGATGCCGTAATTAATCTTAATGGGGTCAACATTGGCGACAAGCCATGGACCCGCGAGCGTAAAAAAGCCTTGATTGATAGCAGAGTGATCTCCACCAAACTATTAAGCCAAGCACTTGCTGACCGTTTTAATTGCCCGGATGTGTTAATAAACGCCAGCGCAATTGGCTATTATGGTGATACAAAAGATTCCGCTGTGACAGAAGCCAGCCCGAGCGGGGATAATTTTCTGACTGAAATTGTCAGCCAATGGGAAGACGCAACCCAAGCCGCTCAAGACGCCGGTATCCGTACGGTTTTGATTCGCAGTGGCGTGGTTATCTCTCCAAATGGTGGCGCCCTTAAAAAGATGCTGCTTCCGTTTAAATTGGGTTTAGGCGGTAAGGTGGGCAGCGGACAACAAATGATGAGCTGGATCAGTCTCAGTGATGAATTGCGCGCCATACATTTTTTATTAAATCAAACCAGCATCAATGGCCCGGTTAATTTAACCGCCCCAAACCCTGTGACTAACTCTCTATTTACAAAGGCTTTAGGGGCCGCGCTGAAAAGACCCACCATACTCCCCATGCCAGCCTTTGCCATTAAGGCTCTATTTGGTGAAATGGGTGAATTATTATTGCTTGGTAGTGCTCATGTTATCCCTAGAGTATTACTGGATAATGGGTTCCAATTTTTACACCCCAATATCCAAAGTGCTTTATCTTTCGAGCTTGAAAAAAGCTTACAAAAATAAGCACAGCCCATCTAGACGCTTTTAAAAAAAAGACTACTATACACATTCCTCCCTAACTGAATAAGGAACATGTTGATGATTGTATGTAAAACCCTTGCGGAGAAGCCTGGCGCTTAAGCGTTTGCTTTTCCGGTTTACCGGGGATTTGCCCCTTTACTAATTTTTTAACGAGTAACGTTTGTTACTTGGGGTTTATACATGAGTACATGTTTTACATTGCCACAACTTGGCTGGCGCGGTTTCTTTCAAACACAATTAAGTTTTGAAGAACTAGAAACGTTTTACCCTGTTCGCATCAGCGAACAACATAAAAACCAATACCATTATCTCTCGGCTCAAGGTGAAGGCATACTTGTGATTCATCACGACATGCCCTCAATGACAGTAGGTGACTGGGTTTTATTAAACCAAGAAGGTCAATTTGAGCGATTGCTTGAACGCCAAAGTCATTTCTATCGCAAAGCAAGTGGCAGCAAAATACACTCACAAAGTATCGCCAGTAATGTGGATACCGTGTTTATTGTGGCATCGTTAAATGATGACTTTAACCTAAGTCGCATTGAGCGCTACCTTGCCATTACCCATGAGGCACAAAGTGACCCTGTGGTTGTTCTCACCAAGGCAGATCTTTGTGCTGATGTAGATGGCTACATTGAACAGCTTCGTAAAATTGATCACCATCTAATGATCGAAGTGGTGAACGCGTTAGATATTGAGACGTTAAATGGTTTGCAGTCTTGGTGCAAAAGCGGAAAAACCATCGCCCTACTCGGCTCTTCTGGTGTGGGTAAATCCACTTTAGTGAATACATTAAAAGGGTTAACGTCAGACGATACAACCGCCAGCGCAACCCAAGGCATTCGCGAAGATGATAGTAAAGGCCGTCACACCACCACCTCACGTCAACTGCACTTTTTGCCACAAGGTGGCTTACTGCTAGACACTCCTGGGATGCGTGAACTGCAATTAGCCGACTGCGAAGATGGTATCCAACATACCTTCTCTGACATCGCCGAACTTGCAAAAGGCTGCCGCTTTACCAACTGCAAACATCAGGGCGAACCGGATTGCGCCGTCAACGCAGCCATTGATGACGGTGACTTGGAATTACGACGCTTACAAAGTTATCACAAGCTCATACGTGAACAGGCTTTTAATGCGGCCACGCTTGCGCAAAAGCGAGAGATCGATCGAAGCACTACTAAGTTTCATCGTAATGTGCAAAATGATATGCGGGCGTTGAAGAATCGCTAAGACGTTAGACGTTAGACGTTAGACGTTAGACGTTAGACGTTAGACGTTAGACGCTCTATATTAAGAACCGCTTGTAGAGATACAAGCGGTTTTTTTTGTTTTTAGATTCTTATTTTATATTTAGCCACACTTCGACAGCTCGTTCCTCGCGCTCAGTGCGAACGGGTTTGGTCAATCCAAAACGCGTATTAATCATTTATCCGTTTATCCGTTTATCCGTTTATCCATCAAAGTATAAACTGCAAAAAACATAATTGAAAAAACCAAAAACTCACTACTGACACTTCTACCTGCACCTACACCGTTCGCACTGAGCGCGAGGAACGAGCTGTCGAAGTGCAGCCAAACTCAACACATAATTTAATAAACCAAAAACTCACTGACACTTCTATCTGCACCTACACCGTTCGCACTGAGCGCGAGGAACGAGCTGTCGAAGTGTGGCCAAACTCAACACATAATCTTACATCGATATGACAAAGCTCCTAATGTAAGTTCCGTGCCAACGGTACTTCATTCATCAGCGTATTCACTTATCAAACAGGCCCCTAAATTTACTTATCTCTTCAACAGAAAAAACTCTTGATAAGGTTATTTCTTAAGGGGTTTAGCCAATTTCGAAATTAAATCCCAGTCTTGCTCAATTAAAGCCTGTTTCTTTTTACGACCCCAGCCTTTAATTTGCATCTCACTTGCTAGTGCATCTTCTCTTGTGCGAAATGATTCTTGGAATACTAATTGAATAGGTAAGCGTGACGCGGTGTAGCAGCTTCCGTGCACTTTATATTGGTGCTCGTATATTCGCTTATCTAAATTATCGGTATGGCCGGTATAAAAACTGCCATCACTGCACTTTAAAATATAAACATAAAAGGCCATGTATCTATCCTTGATACTGTGTTTGATATCTTGGTATGAGCCACACTTCGACAGCTCGTTCCTCGCGCTCAGTGCGAACGGGTTTGGACAATGCTAAGCAAATATTAATTATCTAACCGTTGATCACAAAAATTTAACTCAGCAAAACCTGAAGGGGATATTCATCATCAAACGCGCGCCCAAAAAACCGTTCTTTTTAAGCGCACGATTGAGCCTGCCCCGAGTTTTCCAAAAAAAGGGGCGAGATGTAGGCGTATAAAAAACTAAACGTTTTTGATTTTTTTATACGTCTCACGCAGCAACATCACATCATTGGCAGCGCGGTGCATTTCTAGACCTAGCTGCTTGACCATGGCGTCTTTGGTGTCGCTCCACACAGACATATCGTCTTCGGATAATAATCGGGTAAGGGTATCCAGTTTGAAGCGCTGGATAATTTCAGCTTCGTCGAACAGGCGACCCAACCAAGAGCTGTCAAAGCTCCATGCGTCGCTGTAGAGAGTAAGGCCGCTGCATAAATCATTAAGAAATATGGCAACCTCTCGGGGGGTTTTACCGTGCTCTTGCAGGTAATCACGGCTGATGCCATGAATGGCTTCCGCTTTTTCGTCCCAATGGTCCCAGCCATCGGCAGGTTTAATCAGCAGTGCATGGACTGAGCCATCTGCTAGGGCGATACCCACTTCTATGGGGTAACTACCGCGTCCAAAGCCGGACGCTTCTAAATCAATAATGGCCGGCATTTCCATTATGTTGTACCTTTTTTTATGGCACCAAGCGTACTTGATGCGGAATCCGGGCGTAATAACGGCGCTGTGCGATTAGTCCTTTGGTTAACCCACTTCATTAGGGGTGACTCGCAATACTTCTTCTATGGTGGTGAGTCCAGCCGCCACCTTCTGCGCACCACTTAAGCGTAGGTTACGCATGCCGTTTTTCATGGCTTGGCGTCTTAATTGCGCCATATCTGTTTGTACTTGGATAAGATCTGCCAATGTATCACTCATGGGCATAACTTCATAGAGGCCAGCACGGCCCATATAACCTGTGTTACGGCATTCAAGGCAGCCTACTGGTTCATAGATGAATTCTGGGGCTTTGGCACTCCAGGGCTGAACCAGTTCATTCCACTGTTTAATGTCCGTGGCTTGTTTCTGTTTGCAGTGGGGGCATAAGGTACGCACTAGGCGCTGAGCCATGACACCGGACACCGCACTTTTAATCAAATAATGGGGCACCCCTATATGCTGTAATCGAGCAATGGCACTGGGGGCGTCGTTGGTGTGCAACGTAGATAAAACCAAATGGCCCGTTAGTGCTGCTTGGATCGCCATCTCGGCGGTTTCACTATCACGTATCTCACCCACCATGATGATATCTGGGTCTTGTCGCATCAGTGCTCGAATACCTGATGCAAAGTCTAAATCGATGGTTGGGTTCACCTGCATTTGATTAAAGGTGGCTTCTACCATTTCAATTGGATCTTCCACCGTACACACGTTCACTTCTTCAGTGGCTAACTGTTTTAAGGTGCTGTAGAGAGTGGTGGTTTTACCTGAGCCCGTGGGCCCTGTTACCAATACGATGCCAGAGGTTTGATGCACCATGTGATCCCACAGAGCATAATCTTCTTTGCTAAAACCCAATTCACTGAAGTTGCGCAATAATACATCGGGATCAAAAATCCGCATGACCAGTTTTTCACCGAAGGCGGTGGGCATGGTGCTTAAACGCAGCTCGACTTCGTGACCATTGGGTGTGCGAGTTTTGATGCGGCTGTCTTGGGGTTTACGCTTTTCGGCAATGTTCATGCGCCCTAAGCTTTTTATGCGCGAGGTGACAGCATTGGATACACTTGCCGGAAATTCATAAACAGGGTGCAGTACACCATCAATACGAAAACGCACCTTGGATATCTCACGGCGCGGCTCAATGTGAATATCACTGGCACGTTG
This genomic window contains:
- a CDS encoding alkane 1-monooxygenase, with translation MLLDKLKPETALTIKKYGYFIYLMPLFLPALSFYWAHETGLHTFFAFFPLLVVYVIVPIVDVILGKDPVNPEEDQVPGMNQERFYRWLTLSCLPLYFICIFSSGYLLLNWPELSLLGQIGYVLSLGVVGGIIAINVGHELIHKNTQLEKISGGLLLSLVSYGGFTVEHVYGHHVHVSTPEDASSSRFNQTLYQFLPHAYVHNFLNAWKLQKNRLAKKGKTLLSSDNELIWYYLFSVCVSVLLGVFFEVLGSSFWLGVGVFFLQSFIAFTLLEIINYIEHYGLHRRKMSNGKYERVTPEHSWNSNYFLTNMFLFQLQRHSDHHAYAARRYQVLRHYDESPQLPFGYATMFVIALFPPLWKAIMNPRVEAYYQDEGQHLVSQ
- a CDS encoding aminotransferase class III-fold pyridoxal phosphate-dependent enzyme, whose amino-acid sequence is MAAQGIQPNHVQSIYEREQKRFHLARPKSAALLARAVKHMPNGVPCAWMDGLYFHNPMFASHGKGAYFWDVDGHQYLDMNQADLSMNCGYGPQALVEAVQQRVATGAQFLLPVEDSIEVSEALAERYRLPFWQYTLSASSANIEAIRIARAYTQKQTVLVFYGKYHGHIDDTMAEPDDDRSLGFRHNFHQHTVHVEFNDLEAVENAFKHHDIACIICEPALTNIGVVHPQPGFFDALRKLCDQNQSLLIIDETHTQICAWGGLSRAWNIQGDMLTLGKTVAAGIATGVYGMTQEIADFVANHLEADNAQDARGANGSLALGGTLFGNALSMAAAKVALNEILTKPAYEKSTLLGQQLANGLQALFDQHGLPWRAQSLFSRSGYTFGPQLPRQGGEVEKYHDPILYNAMRAFYANRGVWESISSAGPAVSFVMEETDIEFYLSVVDEFLNELVKA
- a CDS encoding TIGR01777 family oxidoreductase, encoding MNILISGATGLVGTALRPYLESKGHQVYILHRGRSSGSFYWQPEKGVIHLDSNIHLDAVINLNGVNIGDKPWTRERKKALIDSRVISTKLLSQALADRFNCPDVLINASAIGYYGDTKDSAVTEASPSGDNFLTEIVSQWEDATQAAQDAGIRTVLIRSGVVISPNGGALKKMLLPFKLGLGGKVGSGQQMMSWISLSDELRAIHFLLNQTSINGPVNLTAPNPVTNSLFTKALGAALKRPTILPMPAFAIKALFGEMGELLLLGSAHVIPRVLLDNGFQFLHPNIQSALSFELEKSLQK
- the rsgA gene encoding ribosome small subunit-dependent GTPase A, which gives rise to MSTCFTLPQLGWRGFFQTQLSFEELETFYPVRISEQHKNQYHYLSAQGEGILVIHHDMPSMTVGDWVLLNQEGQFERLLERQSHFYRKASGSKIHSQSIASNVDTVFIVASLNDDFNLSRIERYLAITHEAQSDPVVVLTKADLCADVDGYIEQLRKIDHHLMIEVVNALDIETLNGLQSWCKSGKTIALLGSSGVGKSTLVNTLKGLTSDDTTASATQGIREDDSKGRHTTTSRQLHFLPQGGLLLDTPGMRELQLADCEDGIQHTFSDIAELAKGCRFTNCKHQGEPDCAVNAAIDDGDLELRRLQSYHKLIREQAFNAATLAQKREIDRSTTKFHRNVQNDMRALKNR
- a CDS encoding GIY-YIG nuclease family protein, with amino-acid sequence MAFYVYILKCSDGSFYTGHTDNLDKRIYEHQYKVHGSCYTASRLPIQLVFQESFRTREDALASEMQIKGWGRKKKQALIEQDWDLISKLAKPLKK
- a CDS encoding GspE/PulE family protein → MSQVQDLKLSIGAIINLLKQDGHLSPEHLADIKQKGMNGKSHPATAIQSYQFKSAVNQDVKLDEEFIMGLLAKESNLEYFTIDPLKVKASKVTPTMSFAFAKRHGLLPVGLSQDVVTVATAEPFDRRWIADIEHINRRQVDIVVAKPSDIQRYQVEFFSLAASVSGASALHQKQGSNLESLVELGSKGNSDANDEHIVNIVDWLFQYAFEQRASDIHIEPRREISKVRFRIDGVLHPVYEFPASVSNAVTSRIKSLGRMNIAEKRKPQDSRIKTRTPNGHEVELRLSTMPTAFGEKLVMRIFDPDVLLRNFSELGFSKEDYALWDHMVHQTSGIVLVTGPTGSGKTTTLYSTLKQLATEEVNVCTVEDPIEMVEATFNQMQVNPTIDLDFASGIRALMRQDPDIIMVGEIRDSETAEMAIQAALTGHLVLSTLHTNDAPSAIARLQHIGVPHYLIKSAVSGVMAQRLVRTLCPHCKQKQATDIKQWNELVQPWSAKAPEFIYEPVGCLECRNTGYMGRAGLYEVMPMSDTLADLIQVQTDMAQLRRQAMKNGMRNLRLSGAQKVAAGLTTIEEVLRVTPNEVG